GCGCCCTCTGCGTGCACGGGCCGGGGCCGTGGCACGTCCGGCACCGCCGACCGCCGCCGTGCCCCCCCCGGGGCGGTGCTCGGCCCGCGCGCCGGTGGCGGGACCGGCCCCGGGGCCGCCGCGACCACCGGCGCGTCGGCGAAGCGGCCCTCGGACAGCGCCTGGGCGCCGTGGCACGAAGGCCACGGCGCCCAGGCGGATGCGCCCCCACGGCAGGCACACGGATGAGCTCCGACGGGCCACGCGTCACCCGGTCGACATCTGAGGGTTACCTAGCACATATGAGTGAAACTGGCAAAAGTGCAGGTTAGCCGAGCCTTTCCTTGCTGGCGCACGGGAAATGAATGGCGTACGTTCGGTGTTGTCAAAAAATAGAACTCGTCCAAAGTTAGCTTTGGCTAAGCTTCCCCGGGGGTCCCGCATGGCCATCATCGACACCGAGGCCGCGCTGCACGAGGCGCACCGAGACAACCACACGCACCGCGACGTGAACGGCGGCTGGTTGCGCCCCGCCGTATTCGGCGCCATGGACGGCCTGGTCTCCAACCTCGCGCTGATGACCGGCGTCGCGGGCGGCTCCGTCAGCCACCGGACGATCGTGATCACCGGCCTCGCCGGCCTCGCGGCCGGCGCCTTCTCCATGGCGGCCGGCGAGTACACCTCGGTCGCCTCGCAGCGCGAACTCGTCGAGGCGGAGCTGGACGTCGAGCGGCGCGAGCTGCGCAGGCACCCGCAGGACGAGGAGGACGAACTGGCGGCACTCTACGCGGCCCGCGGCGTGGAGCCCGCGCTGGCCCGTGAAGTGGCCCGGCAGCTGTCGAAGGACCCCGAGCAGGCGCTGGAGGTCCACGCCCGCGAGGAACTGGGCATCGACCCCGGCGACCTGCCCTCGCCGCTGGTCGCGGCGGTGTCGTCGTTCGGGTCCTTCGCCCTGGGTGCCCTGCTGCCGCTGCTGCCCTACCTGCTCGGCGCGAGCGCCCTGTGGCCGGCCGT
This is a stretch of genomic DNA from Streptomyces sp. TG1A-8. It encodes these proteins:
- a CDS encoding VIT1/CCC1 transporter family protein is translated as MAIIDTEAALHEAHRDNHTHRDVNGGWLRPAVFGAMDGLVSNLALMTGVAGGSVSHRTIVITGLAGLAAGAFSMAAGEYTSVASQRELVEAELDVERRELRRHPQDEEDELAALYAARGVEPALAREVARQLSKDPEQALEVHAREELGIDPGDLPSPLVAAVSSFGSFALGALLPLLPYLLGASALWPAVLLALAGLFGCGAVVARVTARSWWYSGLRQLALGGAAAGVTYALGGLFGTAVG